Within the Streptomyces sp. NBC_00353 genome, the region CATGGTCGCCCGCGCTGGCATCACCGACCTCCTCGACCGCCACCCCTCCAACGACCCCGTCCCGCTTGATGTCCCCGCCAAGTTCCCCGACGGCTGGGAAGCCCACCAGCACGTCCTCGAACACCTCTCCGAGCACCGCATCCCCGCCGCCTGACCAACCCCCTTCTGGAAGCCGCCCACTGCCCATGGCACCCACAGAGCTGACGCTGCGCCCCCACCAGAGGGACGCGGTCGCCGCAGCCACCCGGAACCTGACCCAGCACCCCCGCACGAGCGTGATCGCCGCCTGCGGCACCGGCAAGACCCTGATCGCCGCCCGCACCGCCGCCCGCACCGCACCACGCGGCCGTGTCCTCGTGCTGCTGCCGACACTGGACCTGCTGTCCCAGACCATCCGCTCCTGGCGGCTGGCCGGGCGTAAAGGCACCGCCATCGCGGTCTGCTCCGCGCGCCAGGCACTCGACCACGAACCAGTCGGTGCCGACGTACCCATGACCACCGACCCCGGTGAACTGGCCGCCCACATCCGCAAGACGGGACCAGGCTCGGTAACCGTCTACGCCACCTACGCCTCCCTGACTGCAGTGGTCACCGCGCACCGCGACCACCAACTGCCCCCCTGGGACCTGATCGTCATCGACGAGGCGCACCGCACGGCCGGCCGTCTCGGCAAGGCATGGGCCACCGTCCACCACGACGACCAGATCCCTGCCGCCCGCCGCCTCTACCTGACCGCCACCCCCCGCATCTGGGACCCCGACGACACCTCGGACGGCGACGGAGCAGAGGCAGTGGCCTCCATGGACGACGAAGACCTCTTCGGTCCCGTCGCCTACCACCTCAACCTCTCCGACGCCATCGACCTCGGGCTGCTCGCCGACTACCAGATCCTCGTCCCCGTCGTCACCGACACGGACCTGCGCGACTGGCTTGCCACGGGAGCTGGAGCCGGCGTCGACGGACTGCGCCTGGCCGGCCGCCAGGTCGCCGCCCTGCGCGCCATCCACGACCACCGGCTACGCCGCATCCTCACCTTCCACCACCGCGTCGCCGACGCCCGCGCCTTCGCCACCACCTTGACCGACACCGCCGCCACCCTCCCCACCGAACTGCGGCCCGAGGGGTTGTGGGCGGACTGGATCAGCGGCAGCCACGCCCCCCAAGTCCGCCGCCGCCTCCTCCTCGAGTTCACCTCTCACACCAGCCCCGACACCCCGGCTGTCCTGTCGAACGCCCGCGTCCTGGGGGAAGGCATCGACGTCCCCGACATCGACGCCGTCGTCTTCGGCGACCCCAAAAACAGCCCCGTCGACACCGTCCAGGCCGTCGGCCGTGCCCTGCGCCAAAAACCCGGCGCCGGGAAGAAGGCCACCCTTGTCGTCCCCGTCTACCTCACCCCCGACGAAGACCCCGACGACCTTCTGGGTGCCGACGCCTACACCCCGCTGTGGCGCACCATCCAGGCCCTGCGCGCCCACGATGACCGCCTCGACGCCCGCCTGTCAGACCCCCGCACCAACCGCCCCACCATGCCCGGCGAGGACCCCGAAGCCTGGCTCCGCTTCGACCGCCCCACCCAGGGCGAAGAAGTCGCCCTCGCCCTCTCCCTGCGCGTCCTCGCCCCCAAGAGCGCCGAATGGCGCCGCGGCCTGGCCGCATCCCGCAGCTACCACCACACCCACCACCACCTCGACGTCCCCCAGACCTACGAAGACCCCACCGGTTACCCCCTGGGCCGCTGGCTCACCTGGCAACGTCACCTCCACGCCAAGGGCACCCTCGACGCCGTACGCGTCCACGCCCTCGAGCGCCTCGGCATCATCTGGGACCCCCGCCAGCAGGCCTTCGACCGGGCACTGGCTCACGCCGCTGCCTACGTCGCCCGCCACGGCCACCTCGCCGCACCCGTCGAGGAAGTCCATGACGGCTTCCCCCTAGGCCGCTGGCTGGCCACGCAGCGCACCCGCGCCGAGACGCTCACCGACCTGCGTGCTGCTGCCCTCACTGCTCTGGACCGGCGGTGGAACCCGCCCTGGCCGATCACCTGGCAGCGGACCTACCACGCCGCCCGCCAGAGCCTGGAACGCAACGGGACGGCCGCGGAAGAAGAGAGGTGGCTTGAGGCCCAGCGCGCCCGATCCGACCGCCTTCACCCTGAACAGAGGTACATGCTGGCGGAGTTGGGACTCGTCGACCTGCCCGGCACGTCCGCCTCCCCGGCCGGGGAGGCGGACGTGCCGACGCGGGAGCGTGCCTTCCAGCGCGGGCTGGCCGCCGCACAGGCATTCCGCGCGCGAGAAGGCCATCTCAACGTCCCCCAGCGCCACATCGAGAAGATCGAAGGCGACCCCGTGCGCCTGGGCCAGTGGCTGAGCAACCTGCGCCGCCGTCGCTCCGGCCTCAACCAGCACAAGCAGGCAGCACTGGCTGAACTCGGCCTGTAAGCAGGCGAGCCCACCTCCTCGAACGGGGACCGGATGACGTCCGGCGCCAGCATGGGACGGGAGGTTCAAGCCAATGGCCTGAACAGCGCCCTGGCGGAGCTGCTCGGCATGCCCACACTGCACAGAAGGGAGGAACTGATACCGGCCCGGCGCACGAGGGAGCGTACATGGCGGCCAAACGCAACAGCAGAACTGCCCGCAGACTCCGCAACGCCCGGTACAAGGCGGCAGCAGGCGCGATCGCCGCACTGGTCCTGCTGGCCCTGCTGCGCCCCGTGATCTGGCTGTATATCGGCTCAATCCTTGTCGTCGTGGGAGCCGGCTGGATGGCGTGGCGGCTATGGCACACCGACAGGCTGCTGCGCAGCAAGGACGCCGCTTGGAGACGGCAGGAGCAGATCGCAGCAGGACAGCGGACGTTGGCGGTGATCGACACACTGTCTGGAACTCAGTTCGAGGAAGTGGTCGCAGAGTTGTGCCGCCGTGACGGCTGCACACAGGTACGCACAGTCGGCGGAACCGGAGACAACGGAGCCGATGTACTCGGCCGACTGCCAGACGGCCGGACCATGGTGATCCAGTGCAAGCGATACGCACCCCACCGAACGATCGCCAGCCGCGAAGTACGCGATCTGCTCGGAGCGAAGGTGCATTTCGCTGCCGATGTGGCCATCTTCGTTGCCACCACACGGTTCAGCCGCCAGGCCGAAGCGTTCGCCGTCGGCCACCAGATCCTCACCCTGCACCGTGACTTCTTCGGCCTGTGGAACAACGGGACACCGCTGTTAGCGCTGGCCGAAGTCAACGGACGCGGACAAGGAGGAGCCAGCCACCGATCACGCTGGAAACAGACCTACTCCAAGTGACCTCATACCGGGCCCGTGAGCGGCGAGACGGAAAGTCTGAGCGAGGAGCCGGACGGCCGCCCGAGGCCCGCGGCCCACGTGTTCCCGCTCCAGCAGGTCCCACGGTTCGCGTCCGTCGAGCAGATCGGTCAGCAGGCCACGAAGCTCCTGGTCGGGCGTCAGCGAGCCCATAGTGCTGTCCACGACCTCATCGTGGGAGCCGACTCTGACAATGGGCCCCGGTCCTGAGACCGGTTGTCAGAGGCGGCGTGTAGCGTCCGGCCGTGACTTACGGACTGACGCGCCTGCTGCGTACCGAAGACGACTGGGCGGACTTGCTGTGCTTCCTTGCCGAGCTTGATCCCGAGCCGCTCAGATCGGCCTTGCGCTTAGCACAGGGCACGATCACCGTTCGGCGCGAGGTCCGGGTGAAGGCACGCATAGGTGCGCCTACCGGTCGGGCCGACTTCGTCGTCCTGCTGGACGGCGTCGAGCGCGTGTTGATGGAGATGAAGCTCGGCGCCGGTGCTCACGGCCAACAGTTCGCGGCGTACGACGCCTGGGCAGAGGCGAAGGGCATACCGGCAGCTGACCGCTACCTGGTGGGCCCGAATGCCGATCCGATCCCGGACGGCCCGAGTACCTGGTCCCGTCGGCTCACTTTCCGCGGTCTCCTCGGCGGCTGGAACAGTTCATCGGACGACCTCGCCCGACTGCTGGCCGTCTGGGCGCATCAGCAGCTCGTGGTGCTGGAGGGCGAGGCGACCGGCCCGGCGGACCAGGCCTCGATTGCGCTCAGCGACGCACTGCGGCTGCGGCGACTGGCGCGCCTCACGCAGGCTGCAGCCCCAGAGGGCACGGTGTTCAACTTGCGGCAGCGCTCCCAGATGGGAGCTCCGAACATCTGCGCTTGGCGGGAGACGGAAGACGGCTATGTCGTCGCCGAGATCCAGCGCCTGCAGCCGAGACGCGGAACGGACAGCCCCTTCGAGATCCGCATCATGGTGCAGACGCCAGAGGCCACTTCCGCCGCCAACGGATTCCTCGCGGACCGCCATCAGAAATGGCTCGCCCGCAACAGCTTCGTCCAGCACGCAGGCCCCAGCGTGCAGGCACTGGTGATGGATCCGGAGGACGACGGATTCAAGAAGAAGCCAGGGGCGAAGGGCCATCCGCGGTACTACGGATACGAGGGCGGCGGGCATGGAAGCTCTGTAGTACTCCAGGACGCGGTCGACCTGAACGACATGGTCACGGCGTTCTCTGCCCTCCTGGAGTACCTCGCCACCTACCCAAAGCAGTAGACCAAGCCAGAGCGCGCTGCCGCCGACGGCCCGCCCGCCCGCCGCCGATCAAGACCACGTCAGCCCCCAGAAGGAAGATGGCCATGCCCCCTTCGATTCCCGCCAGCGTCGCGGTCGCTGACATGCGCCGGCTGGGCAACGCCGAGCCCCTGGAGCCCTACCCAGGCCGGGCCCGCGAACCCTGGATGTGCCGTCACATCCCGTGCAAGCAGGTCATCTATCCGAACCGCAACAACGTGATGAACGGGCAGGGGGCCTGCATCTGGTGCGCGCCGAACGCCCCGAAGAACCCGGAAGAGGCTGCGGCGGCGATGCTGGAACACGGCTTCATCGTGCTGGTGGACTTCCTCGGGACCGGTAAGCCGTGGCTGTCGCAGTGCGTCGCGGCCGGGCACATCGTGGCCCCCCGGTACGACAACGTCACCGGCCGCGACGGCGGCTGCCGGTTCTGCAAGCGGTACGGGCCCGGAGACCCGCACGAGGCGGTTGCCGACATGCGGGCCGTCGGCTTCCGTCCGCTGGAGCCGTTCAAGAACATCGCCTCGCCCTGGCTCTCGCTATGCGAGCGGTGCCAGAAGATCTCAGCCCCCAGGCTGAACAACGTCCGGAACAGGGGCGAGTGCTGCCAGCACTGCGCGAGTTACGGGCTGGACCCGGGCGCCCCGGCCCGCCTGTACGTCCTCTCCCACGCCGAGTACGGCGCCGTGAAGATCGGGATCACTGGACTGCGGACCCGCGAGGACCGCGTCGTTCGGTTCCAGAGCCACGGCTGGGTGCCGTTCGCTCAGATCCAGTTCGCCACGGGCGCGGATGCCTACCGCGTGGAGCAGAGGGTGATCAAGCTGCTCAGGGCTGAGGGGCACCCGGTAGTCCTCAGCGACGCACAGATGCCGATCGGCGGCTACAAGGAGACGTTTGACGCGGCGCGAGTCTCCGTCGGGCGGCTGCTCGCGCTTGCGGAAGCCGAGCGGTAGCGAATGGCGTCAGGCCGCGGTCCGCGGTCCGCGGGCCCCTGGCGACGGCGAGCCAGCCCCGCACCGCCGCGAGGTGCTCCGGACAGCAGCCCGCGACACCCACGCTATACGCGCTACCCGCCGAACCCTTCCTGATCGACGAAGCCGGGATGCTTCTCATCAGCGCTCTTGGCCAGATGCAGGGGCGCAGGAAGGTTGGTGCGCCCATCCCACATCGCCGCCTGCTCCGAGACCCGCGCGGCAAGACCGACCAGCTGCTCCTCTCGCCAGCCACCACAGTGGGCGACCACGTATTCGGTGCGGGTCATGGCGTGGAAGGGAGCGCCCATCTGGGCCAGCTGACCGCCGGGCAGAGTGCGGCGCGTGTACTGGGTACCGGTGCGCTGACCGCCGGCGTGCTGACGGGACTGCCCGGAAAACAGCCAGGACACCACGTCCCCGTGATCGTGACGGTAGAGGATCTTCTCCGGCATGACCGGCTGCAACGGGTTGCCCGGCAGCTTGCCCCCGCCACCGGTGCGCCGTGACGGCTGGGGTGTGCCCTGCCCGTTGCCCACTCTGACGATCGCCACATCCCACCCCTGGGCGATCAGGCTCTGCCCGGGAACAGCGCCGTCCCCGAGCCGGTCGTTGCACAGCCCGGGCCAGATCCGCTCACGCTCCTCGGCGAAGAGGATGATCGGAAGCCTGTTGCTGAGCGCGGTCAGCGCCCGGTCCACATAGGTGCGCACGTTCTCCGGGCCCCCATGGTCCTCCCGCAGATGGTGCCCTCTCTTGCCGATGGGACCGGCATGATGCAGGGCCCGGGCCTGGGCCAGGGGGAGCCAGCCCTGGTCGCTGTACATGAGGGTGGGCCAGTAGGCGTCCTCGCCCAGCGGGATCCGCATGGCGACCAGCGTGATGGCCAGCACGGCCGGTTTGCGGGGACGGCCGGGACGTTCGTCGAAGCGGTGGTAGCGGGTCCACAGCCCCACCGCCACGGCCTCCCGGTCCAGGGCGGTGTCCTTGGCGTTGCGGTGGAAGGCGGTGGCGGCCAGACGGTTGTCGATGATGCCGGAGTCGGAGTGCAGGCTGCCGAGCGCGATCTGCACCGCATGGTCGTCCTTGTAGGCGACGTCCGGCTCCGGCAGACCCTCGTTGCGGGCCCTGGCCCGCGCGACCTTCTCGGGCGTGTTCAGCCGGTAGGGATCGCCGGGATCGGAGTCCATGGTGATGAACTGCGAGGGGATGCCGCGCTCGGCGAAAAGCCCTTTGAGCGCGTGCTTGGCGTCCGCCACCCCCGCTTCCTTCTCCTGCTCGCTGGGATAGCGCGTCTCACACAAGGCCGCGACCAGCGCCCGCCCGGCACCCGGCTTGAACCAGGGCAGCGTGTTCAGGATCAGGCTGCGGTCGTGGCCGCCGTGGCGGACCAGTTCGGGCAGCCGCACCGCCACGAGCTCATACCCGGGCGCCAGGACCACCGGCTGCTCGTCGGGCAGATCGGCCAGTTCGGGCCGCGCGTAATCGCGGGCCAACTGCCCCATCACCCGCGTGTGCCACTGGACCGACTCGTACAGCACGACGGTGCGCACCGTATCGAGGCGGGCGCTTGCCATGGCGTCGGCCATCTTGCCGGCGGGCACGTAGGGCGGCAGGCTCCCGCCCGGCTTACTGATCTTGATAGATGTCCCGGAGTAGACGACGGGCTCCTGGCCGAGGACGTGGCCGGCGTGTTCCTCGAGCCGGGCGTGGAACATCGCCCCGGCGCCCTTGTCGATCGGGTGCTTGCCCGTGCGGTGCACTCCGCGCACCTCTGCCAGCTCGTCCAGCCCCGTCAGGGGCGGCTGGGGCAGGCGGCCGACGCCGCAGGCCTCGACGATCTGTGCCGTCGCCCCGCGGTAGCGGACGGCCGCGGGCTGCATGAATCCGTCCGGACCCTTCTCCCACCGGGTGGTGATCGGGGCCTTGAGGATGATGTCCGGATTGACGGGATGGCACAGCAGAACGTTGCGGATGCCCTTGTAATGGGTGGCGACGCGCGAGATACGCGCCGACAGATGCGCGATGAGCCTCTTGCCGCCGGGGGCGGGTTCGACCTCGATGTGGATGCGCTCCATGGCGTAGCCAGCGATGCGCCGGCGTTTGCCGCTCTCCTCGTCGATCCACGTCCGCTCGTGGACCAGCGGGGCCTGCCACGCCAGCAGGTCGCCCTCACTGTCGAGGTGGAACCGCAGCGCAGGCAGCGACTCGTCGAGCGGGAGCGGCTGGGCGGCCAGCATGCTCGCCAGCCGCCACCCGGCCACCCGGAACGCCCAGCGGGGACCGGTGATCCGCCCCATGGAGTCGCGGTGCAGCAGCGAACTGAGCGGCTGGGGCCCGTCGTCGGACAGCTGCAGCAGGGCGGCGAGGGTGTCACGGCCGTCATGCCCGTCCAGCCGCGTCTCCCACTCCCGCATCAGAGTGCGCACCACGGTCCCGTCCAGTGGCCCGGGCGTGACGATCACGCTCCGCCCGGCCCACCGGCCCGTCCGGGCGGGCCGGTCGGGGTTGGTGAACACCAGCCGTTCTCCGGTCACGGCGCGCGCCGCCGTCTGTAGGGACGCGATCGGCTGAACGGCGTCCTTGCCCCGCGGCCTCGGCAGCCGCCGCCAGGCCGGCGCGAACGCCTCGTCCTGCGGATAGACGTGCACCGTGCCCAGCAGCCGGTCATCCAGCGTGAAGGACAGGGTGAACAGGTGGCCGCGGTCGTCACTCACCATTCGCCCATCTCCTCTTCCTCATATCCGGTGGGGGAGTGTTCAGTCAGCCCCAGCAGGGCGTCGGTCATGGTGGTGCGGTAGACGGCGTCGATCAGCGGCATGTGGTCCTCGTCCTGCCATTTCCTGCGCAACTGTTCAAGGAGGGCGGGCAGCGTGGAATCGGCGGCGGTATGGGTGAAGGCGGCGTCCAGCAGCCGCAGCCGCCCGTGATCCCCGCCGCGGCGGGTGCGCCCGCCCAGCTGGATCAGCCGGGTCAGGATCTCCGCGACCACGGCGAGTTTGACGTCCTTGCCCAGTGACTTGAAGTAGCCCTGCCCGCTGCGGATGTCATCGAAGATCTGGCCCGCCGCGATCCGTAGCCGCTCCAGCTCTGCCGCGGGCTCCGGACCGGGCCGCCGCTGTCGGTAGGCGAGAGAGTTGACCAGGGACAGCAGGACCGGGGGGTCTTCCATCACCGGAATGGGCCGGTTGACCAGGCAGGCCACATGCAGCAGGGAGCGCCCGTCACGGTCGACGATGTTCAGGCCACGCTCGACCTGTGCCATGGGGGCGATCAGGTACCGGCACCGGCCGTGACCCACGGCGTGGGGGAACTGCTCGAGCCGGTTGCTGGGGATGGGCACCCAGCCCGGCGGCATCCGCTCCAGCGAGGCCATCTCCTGCGGCCGCACTGCCACGCAGATCTCCGATGCCGCGACCCCCACGTCGATCATGCCGCGGGCGAGCGCAGGGCCGGCGTCGTAGGCGGTCGGCGCAAGCAGTGCATACGCACGGTGCGCCGTGGCCGCATCGGCGGCCACCGCGTCGAGCTGCGCGGGAAGGTCCTGGCCGACGCTGCGCCCCATGGCCGTGTAAGCGCGCTCCCGGTTTACTCCGTCGGTGCCGGACACCACGATGCCCGCCCCGTTGTCCTGGCCAGCCTGTAGCTCGACGGTGAGGCTTCCGTTGACGTCGTCCGGCACGTACCAGGCCGGCTCCGGCAGGAGGTGATGACGCGGCGCGTATGGCATGAAGGCTGTGGCGGACATCCCGATCACCGCCCGGCGGGTGCCGGTATGGGCGAGCGCGGTCACCTCGCCCAAGTAGGCCAGGTGGGCGTGCGGATCCCCGACATAGGACTTCAGCCGCAGCGCCGTCTGGTGCCGGTCGCCAGGATCGAACGTCTCGGAGAACGCGAACAGCGCACGGCCCAAAGGACCGTAGGGGGCAGCCCGCCACGGCACGTGCGAGGCCAGCGCGTCCACCAGGCCGTTGCCGGCAGAGATCCCCGCCCCCTGCAACGGTGCAGCGACACCGACGATGCGGTGCAGGATGCTGCGCATCTCTTCCAGATACGCCCGCCGGGCCGCCAGCAGAGCCAGCGAGGACAGCCGCTTCTCGTCCGTCTCACCGGTGATCGCCGAAAACGCTTCTCCAACGCGCTTCAAGGTGGCGTGAGTGAGCCGATCCGACCCGCCGGCCAGATCCGTGACCGAGGACAGCAGTTCCCTCAGCTCGGCCAGCCCCTCGATCTCATCGGCGAACTCCAGCGGCCCCTCCCGCTTGTAGAGCTGGTTGACCGCCTGCATTTGCTGCTCAGTGGGCCGCTCCCCAGCCTCCAGCCTGAAGATCCGGGAGGCGAACATCCCATCCCAGCGGCGCGGCACCACCATGCTGCGCCGTTCCCGGTCGGGATGGATGACCCCGCCAACGAGGTGGGACACGTAGGACTCGGCCAGCCACACCAGGTGGTTGATCAGCGGCCGCAGGTACTGCTCAAGGCTCATCGGCAGCCGGTGGCAGTGCCGCCGGAACTGGCTGTCGAGCTCGCGTACCGGGGTGCGCTCCGCACCGTCCTGGGCCAGCAGCACCTGACGGGCCGCTTGGTCGAAAGCCTGCGCCTGCAGTGCATCGGCCTCGTCGATGATGACCAGATGACTGCGGTGCAGCAGGAGCTGCTCGGTGGTCATGCGCTGTCCCGGGGCAGGCCGGCCCGCCACCGGCGCGTGGATGTGCCCGGTGAGGAAGTTCGCATGGTTGGTGACGAGGATGTCCGCCGACGCCGCAGCCCGGTGGTGGCGGAACTTCCCGCAGCCGCCGCGCCACGGGCAGGCCAGGGTCTTGTCCGCTTTCGGCCCGTTGGGCTTGAGCTGGTCGCACGGCTCCTGGCCTGGCGTCCAGGCGTCCACTGCTTCGGAGGAGGTGGTGGCGTGCCCGGTCAGGGGGCAGCTGTAAGACATCTCCCGGTACACCCAGGTCCTGAAGTCCTCATCGTCCTGCGGGTTGCCGGCCGTCTGCTCGGCCAGATCCATCATGGATGCGGGAGAGACGACCGGCGTGACCTGCGCGGAGACCTCCAGGTCGGCCAGATCCTGCCGCAGCCGATACACAGTGGCCAGGACCTGCGCGCTCTGCGGAACGACCAGCGAGATCACCCGGCCCTGCTGGGCGCACCACACCGCGACGAGTTCACTCAGGACGTTCTTGCCCATGCCGGTGGGGGCGTGGAAGACCCGCAGCGGCCCGGCCTGGACGCGCAGGAGGTCGCCCACGTCCGTGCCGTCGCGGCCGCGGGCGTGCCGCCTGATGTCCGCGACCGCCTTGCGCCGGTAGTCCTGCCCGCGCAGTTCATCGAGCCGGCCCGCGATCTTGTCCAGGTCGGCGAAGGGGATCACCACCTCGTCCGCGACCGGGGCGTCGCCCAGCTCCTGCACCACGCTGGGAGCAGGGGGCCCTTGGTAGTCGAGGTCGTAGAAGACGTCCACCACCCGGCCGGAGGGGCTGAGCGCATCCCTAATCCGCAGGTCGCTGACGTAGGAGCCGGGTGGCGCAGGCTTGGGCACCAACTGCCCCTTGGCCGCGTTGTCCTCGAGCTCGTTCAGCAAGGCATCGATGACGGCTTCCTCGTCGCCCACGGGGAGGATCAGCACCTGCTCCTCCCCGTCGGCCGGGGCGAACTCGACCGCCTCACCGCTGCCCAGGACCGCTGCCGTCTCCGTGACAAACACCGAATGGGAGGCAAGGACAGCCGGCCGCTGCCGCAGCATCCGCGTGATCCGTACCTGATCGGGCAGAGCCAGAGCAGGCCAGCCGTCCCACAGATGCATCTGCCCCGTGGCCAGGAAATGCGCATCAGCAAGATCCACCACACGCCGCCACGCTGCCTGCTCCTCCAGCGCCCGGTTGGGGAACACCCGTGCGGCCAGCAGGATCGCCGCCCGCAGCGTCAGCGGCACGCTGACGGAGTACCTCGCGTTCTTCAGCGACGTCATGCGTCCATCCCCTTCAACCGCCGGGTCACGGCCGCCTTGAAACGGCTGACCGTGAACACGCTGTAGCGTTGCCCGTCAGCAGTCCCGAGCGCGTCGAGCCCGGACTGCAGCTGATTGACTTGGCTGCGCCGGTAGTTGGGCACGACCACCGTCTCCCCGGCAGGTGGCCGGTCGATGATCGTCTGCGCGTCCTGGTGGTCTTTGACGTCCACTCGCCAGCGCTGCCCGTCCGCCAGGTAGACGCCGATATCCCACTCATCCAGGTTCTCCCAGCGCTCGACCCGCACCCCCTCCTGCTTCTCCAGCCACTGCATCAGGCCCACCTCACTCAGCCCGGGACAGGTGATGTACCGCCACACCCCCCAGTCCAGGCACAACACGCCCTCCGCCGGCTCCGCAGCCGTCGCCAACCGGTCCCGCCCACCGGTCAGTGCAGGCGGCCCACCCCGTTTGCCAGTGCCCGCGACCAGACCGAACCGGCTCTGATGCGGCGGGTACTCACACCGCAACTGCCCACCCCGCAGCACCATCGGATACCGGCACTGCGGACACGGCCACAACCACGACGACGCCCCTACCCAGACCCGGTCCGAGGGAACAGGCCGGTACACGTCCATCCGTGCCGTGCCACGCCGCGAGTACTCCTCGACCAATGCCCGCTGCGTGCCGTACGGCACCTCGGTCAGCATGGTTCGCGCCGCCACATAGCCGGCCTGCCCGCCGGAGCGGATGTGCCGAAAGGCAGCCCGCTCCGTCTGCTCAGCCGTCTGCCGAACCCACGCCGGAAGCCACGTCCCGCCGAGATCGAAGTATCCGTCGTCCCCGTACAGGGCCTCCAGATAGTTCATCCCCGCCTCGAAGGCCTCCTCGGTCAGCTCACCGTTGTCCGTCAGGACAACCAAATCCCCCATTTCCGAAGGCAGTTCATCCCACGCCAACGGCACCCACTCCCGCAAGCGAACCGGCAGCAAGTCGATCATCTCGGCAGGCGTCGAAGGGCCTGCCCTCACGGGCAGACTGGACAAGAGCACTCCATGCATACGAGACAGCTCCCGCCACGCACGAGGCTCCTCAACCCGGTTGATCCACGCCGCACCGGCCCGCAGAGCAGCGCTAATGATCCTCCGAGCGGCAACATGCTGACTGACAGGCACAGCTCACCACCCCTCCACGCCCCACCAGTGGTATTCGGGGCTCATTCCAGACGGGCCAACAACTTCCGGAACATACAGGCCGGGTCTGACAACGCACTCCAAAACC harbors:
- a CDS encoding DEAD/DEAH box helicase — translated: MAPTELTLRPHQRDAVAAATRNLTQHPRTSVIAACGTGKTLIAARTAARTAPRGRVLVLLPTLDLLSQTIRSWRLAGRKGTAIAVCSARQALDHEPVGADVPMTTDPGELAAHIRKTGPGSVTVYATYASLTAVVTAHRDHQLPPWDLIVIDEAHRTAGRLGKAWATVHHDDQIPAARRLYLTATPRIWDPDDTSDGDGAEAVASMDDEDLFGPVAYHLNLSDAIDLGLLADYQILVPVVTDTDLRDWLATGAGAGVDGLRLAGRQVAALRAIHDHRLRRILTFHHRVADARAFATTLTDTAATLPTELRPEGLWADWISGSHAPQVRRRLLLEFTSHTSPDTPAVLSNARVLGEGIDVPDIDAVVFGDPKNSPVDTVQAVGRALRQKPGAGKKATLVVPVYLTPDEDPDDLLGADAYTPLWRTIQALRAHDDRLDARLSDPRTNRPTMPGEDPEAWLRFDRPTQGEEVALALSLRVLAPKSAEWRRGLAASRSYHHTHHHLDVPQTYEDPTGYPLGRWLTWQRHLHAKGTLDAVRVHALERLGIIWDPRQQAFDRALAHAAAYVARHGHLAAPVEEVHDGFPLGRWLATQRTRAETLTDLRAAALTALDRRWNPPWPITWQRTYHAARQSLERNGTAAEEERWLEAQRARSDRLHPEQRYMLAELGLVDLPGTSASPAGEADVPTRERAFQRGLAAAQAFRAREGHLNVPQRHIEKIEGDPVRLGQWLSNLRRRRSGLNQHKQAALAELGL
- a CDS encoding restriction endonuclease: MAAKRNSRTARRLRNARYKAAAGAIAALVLLALLRPVIWLYIGSILVVVGAGWMAWRLWHTDRLLRSKDAAWRRQEQIAAGQRTLAVIDTLSGTQFEEVVAELCRRDGCTQVRTVGGTGDNGADVLGRLPDGRTMVIQCKRYAPHRTIASREVRDLLGAKVHFAADVAIFVATTRFSRQAEAFAVGHQILTLHRDFFGLWNNGTPLLALAEVNGRGQGGASHRSRWKQTYSK
- a CDS encoding RNaseH domain-containing protein is translated as MVSDDRGHLFTLSFTLDDRLLGTVHVYPQDEAFAPAWRRLPRPRGKDAVQPIASLQTAARAVTGERLVFTNPDRPARTGRWAGRSVIVTPGPLDGTVVRTLMREWETRLDGHDGRDTLAALLQLSDDGPQPLSSLLHRDSMGRITGPRWAFRVAGWRLASMLAAQPLPLDESLPALRFHLDSEGDLLAWQAPLVHERTWIDEESGKRRRIAGYAMERIHIEVEPAPGGKRLIAHLSARISRVATHYKGIRNVLLCHPVNPDIILKAPITTRWEKGPDGFMQPAAVRYRGATAQIVEACGVGRLPQPPLTGLDELAEVRGVHRTGKHPIDKGAGAMFHARLEEHAGHVLGQEPVVYSGTSIKISKPGGSLPPYVPAGKMADAMASARLDTVRTVVLYESVQWHTRVMGQLARDYARPELADLPDEQPVVLAPGYELVAVRLPELVRHGGHDRSLILNTLPWFKPGAGRALVAALCETRYPSEQEKEAGVADAKHALKGLFAERGIPSQFITMDSDPGDPYRLNTPEKVARARARNEGLPEPDVAYKDDHAVQIALGSLHSDSGIIDNRLAATAFHRNAKDTALDREAVAVGLWTRYHRFDERPGRPRKPAVLAITLVAMRIPLGEDAYWPTLMYSDQGWLPLAQARALHHAGPIGKRGHHLREDHGGPENVRTYVDRALTALSNRLPIILFAEERERIWPGLCNDRLGDGAVPGQSLIAQGWDVAIVRVGNGQGTPQPSRRTGGGGKLPGNPLQPVMPEKILYRHDHGDVVSWLFSGQSRQHAGGQRTGTQYTRRTLPGGQLAQMGAPFHAMTRTEYVVAHCGGWREEQLVGLAARVSEQAAMWDGRTNLPAPLHLAKSADEKHPGFVDQEGFGG
- a CDS encoding restriction endonuclease-related protein, which codes for MPVSQHVAARRIISAALRAGAAWINRVEEPRAWRELSRMHGVLLSSLPVRAGPSTPAEMIDLLPVRLREWVPLAWDELPSEMGDLVVLTDNGELTEEAFEAGMNYLEALYGDDGYFDLGGTWLPAWVRQTAEQTERAAFRHIRSGGQAGYVAARTMLTEVPYGTQRALVEEYSRRGTARMDVYRPVPSDRVWVGASSWLWPCPQCRYPMVLRGGQLRCEYPPHQSRFGLVAGTGKRGGPPALTGGRDRLATAAEPAEGVLCLDWGVWRYITCPGLSEVGLMQWLEKQEGVRVERWENLDEWDIGVYLADGQRWRVDVKDHQDAQTIIDRPPAGETVVVPNYRRSQVNQLQSGLDALGTADGQRYSVFTVSRFKAAVTRRLKGMDA